The genomic region CTGGTTATTCTTCGTTGGGAAAGAAAATTCAAGTGATGAGAACGACACTTttgcaaatttattatttaatattgaatgtaatttattttttattgtaaaattaaaaggCATCATATATATGACTTGCCTAATTCCTCCAAAAATGTTAAGCTAGCTGAGCCCAAGCAATCCTCTCGTCACTGCATTGGAAAAAACGTCTTCCATTCGCATTACAAAAAGCTTAGTCAACAAAGGCTGTCTCATTAATTCTTtgcctatatatataaaggtgTGAGGCATTTCATCAAATGGAACCATAACTCTAGTACCACTTTCTTTTCCCTCCACTTTGATCATCATGTCCCTTTCGTTTCTTATACTTTCCCTGATCTTCATCTATATGGTGCTGAAACTATGGAAGAGATCAAATTCCAAGCACTCCACTCTGAAAAATCTTCCTCCAGGACCAACTAAGCTTCCTCTTATAGGAAACATGCACCAACTTCTTGGCTCTCTACCCCATCATCGCTTAAGAGACTTAGCCAAGAAATATGGAAGCATTATGCATCTTCAGCTTGGTGAAGTTCCCCATGTAGTCGTTTCATCACCTGAAGCTGCAAAAGAAGTGATGAAAACTCATGATATTGTCTTTGCTCAGAGGCCTTTTCTGTTAGCCGCCAGTGTTATAACTTATAACTTCACAGACATCGCATTTTCCCCATATTCAGATTACTGGAGACAGCTACGAAAGATTTGTGTGCTCGAATTGCTGAGCGCGAAGCGTGTGCAATCTTTCAGATCAATCAGGGAAGAGGAGGTATCAAATCTGATTAATACCTTAACTTCTTTTTCTGGGAAGCCATTCAACTTCAGCAGGAAGCTGTTTTCTTCAACGTATGGTATTGCTGCTCGAGCTAGTTTTGGTAAGAAATACAAGGACCAAGAGGAATTTATAAAAGTTGCTCAACAAATGACAGAAGTGGCAGGAGGATTTAGTCTAGCAGATTTGTTCCCCTCTATTGCATTTCTGCATGTGATCAGTGGGATGAAGTCTAGACTTTTGAGGCTGAGGGATGATGGAGATAATATACTTGAAAACATCATTGATGATCACAGAGCTAGGAACATGACAGGAAAGACGAGTGGCGAAGGTGAAGACGATGATCTGGTTGATGTTCTTTTGAGGTTTCAGAAAGGAGGACAACTTGAATTTCCATTGACAACCAACAACATCAAAGCAGTCATCCTGGTTAGTGCATGCGCCTATTAATTAGACTTCTTTTGACATGTCTATTATTCATCGCCATGTCCTGTTTTCTTACAGTCACAATTAACTATATGAATTCACAAAGGTATTGACATGTTGTTAATTCTATTTCAGGACATTTTCATCGCTGGCAGTGAGACATCATCAACAACAGTAGAATGGGCAATGTCAGAAATGTTGAGAAACCCAAGAGTGATGGAGAAGGCACAAGAAGAGGTGAGAAGGGTCTTTGGTAAGAAAGGAAACGTTGACGAAGCAGAGCTTCATGAGTTgaactatttaaaattagttatcaAAGAAACTCTGAGATTACACCCTCCTGCTCCTCTGCTACTTCCCAGAGAAAGTAGAGAGAGCTGTGAGATTAATGGGTACTACATACCAGTCAACTCCAAAGTTATTGTCAATGCATGGGCAATCGGAAGGGATCCAAATAATTGGACTGAAGCTGAAACATTTTATCCAGAGAGATTTCTCGACAGTGCAATCGATTACAAGGGAAATTACTTCGAATTCATACCATTTGGTGCAGGAAGGAGAATGTGTCCTGGAATTTTGTTTGGTATGGCTAATGTTGAGCTTCCACTAGCACAATTTCTTTACCATTTTGATTGGAAACTTCCTGATGGACTGGAGGCAGAAAGTCTTGATATGATGGAGGGTTTTGGCGCTACGGTTAGAAGGAAAAACGATCTACATTTGATTGCAATTCCCCACCATTAAGATGTTCATCTTGTATTATTAGCTAAAGCCAAAAACAGCTTGTATTGCTGCTGGCTTACATATTTACTAATTCTACCTAGAAGTTTAAGAATAATGGGGTAAGGATTTCTATTAGGTTTGTTTCAAAACAGGAATAAAactgtaatttcttttttttatcacaagcttttttttttttgtttcatataaatatatttgccCACATGACAGCTGAAGAGAAAATATTTACAGAATTTCCTGTTAATCCATAATGCAACACCTAGCAAATCATCTGAAATCCCAAAACCAATGCTACTTCTCCACTAATCTGTTTCCTCatcttaaagaaaaaggaccATGGATTATAAGCTGTTCAAGCGATGATGATA from Ricinus communis isolate WT05 ecotype wild-type chromosome 9, ASM1957865v1, whole genome shotgun sequence harbors:
- the LOC8286897 gene encoding premnaspirodiene oxygenase — protein: MSLSFLILSLIFIYMVLKLWKRSNSKHSTLKNLPPGPTKLPLIGNMHQLLGSLPHHRLRDLAKKYGSIMHLQLGEVPHVVVSSPEAAKEVMKTHDIVFAQRPFLLAASVITYNFTDIAFSPYSDYWRQLRKICVLELLSAKRVQSFRSIREEEVSNLINTLTSFSGKPFNFSRKLFSSTYGIAARASFGKKYKDQEEFIKVAQQMTEVAGGFSLADLFPSIAFLHVISGMKSRLLRLRDDGDNILENIIDDHRARNMTGKTSGEGEDDDLVDVLLRFQKGGQLEFPLTTNNIKAVILDIFIAGSETSSTTVEWAMSEMLRNPRVMEKAQEEVRRVFGKKGNVDEAELHELNYLKLVIKETLRLHPPAPLLLPRESRESCEINGYYIPVNSKVIVNAWAIGRDPNNWTEAETFYPERFLDSAIDYKGNYFEFIPFGAGRRMCPGILFGMANVELPLAQFLYHFDWKLPDGLEAESLDMMEGFGATVRRKNDLHLIAIPHH